In Carassius gibelio isolate Cgi1373 ecotype wild population from Czech Republic chromosome B17, carGib1.2-hapl.c, whole genome shotgun sequence, the genomic stretch gtgccatcagaatgagaatccaaacagctgataagtcTTCCACAAATCTTCCATATGACCCAAGACtattaattaatgtattgtgACTTGAATCTCatcctgatggcacccattcactgcagaggatccattggtaagcaagtgatgcaaAGTTTCTCCATATGTGgtttgataaagaaacaaactcatcaacaaATTTTCATCAAGTcctcatttttgggtaaactgttactttaaatgaaaaaaaatatataaaaaattttacaCGCAGAAATGGACGATGAGGACTGTGAAAGAAGAAGGATGGAATGCATTGACGAAATGACTAATCTAGAAAAACAGTTCACTGACCTCAAAGACCAGTATGTACCATCCTCTTGTTTGTGTTTAATCTGTCTATGAATATGTTATTTACAAGTTACATACAAACTTTTCCACACTGGTCACTAAGTGGTCATAATTTCTGTAGGTTATATAAAGAGAGACTGAATCAAGTTGATGCCAAACTTCAGGAAGTGATGTCAGGAAAGGCACCAGAGTACCTGGAACCCCTTGCAAATCTTCAGGAGAACATGCAGATTAGAACTAAAGTTGCAGGTCGGTCTGATGTCCAAACTGAACATTGGATTATTGttctttgattttgtgcatttaTACGAGTTGGTTTTTTTTCTAGGTAAGAAAGTGCATTGTCTCATTGTTGAAATAATACATTCATGCGCAGGTATCTACAGAGAATTGTGCTTGGAATCCGTGAAGAATAAATACAACTGTGAAACCCAAGCAGCGTTCCAGCACTGGGAGGTGAGCTTTACAGATGTCTTCTATCACAACTATCACCTAAACAACGTTGCATGTCTGAAATGTCTTGTTGAGTCTTCATAACATAGCCATACAAGAGTATTTATATTACTTGAAGCTGTTTTATACTCTTAACAGCACTAAAAGCCTGCCAGTTACCACattaatatatgcatttatttaaacaaacttCTAAATTTGTTTCACATGATCTCTTCTAGAGTGAAAAACTGTTATTATTTGATACGGTGCAAAGTGAATTAGAAGAGAAGATCAGACGTTTAGAGGAAGACCGGCACAGTATAGATATTACCTCAGGTATTGATATTGTGAATAGTCACAAATAATTTGGTTTTTTATTGAGTTGTTTATACAACCTTTGTCATATTTCCCATACAGAGCTCTGGAACGATGAGTTACAATcaagaaaaaataagaagaaagatCCCTTCAgtccagagaaaaagaaaaagcctgTCGTTGTGTCAGATATCCTTTACTTCAACCTGTTCATGTACCTATAATCAGAATTTGCTTGAAAAGTCTGTCATTTGTACATTTCTTAACATGTGCACGGCCATATATAGTTTACATGCTGCAAGACCTGGATATACTGGAAGACTGGACTGCTATTCGAAAGGTTAGACTGTCAAAAATATAacgaaaatattattattgtaaaagaaATGATGTTTTATGTTAATATCTTGTAGGCCATGGCAACATTAGGACCTCACAGAGTAAAGACTGATGGTAAGATCATTTCTCTGTGCTACTA encodes the following:
- the LOC127976538 gene encoding breast cancer metastasis-suppressor 1-like protein-A isoform X1; this encodes MPVHSREKKESNHEEMEVDFAEQEGSSSEDEDTESSSASEDGESSEMDDEDCERRRMECIDEMTNLEKQFTDLKDHGHNFCRLYKERLNQVDAKLQEVMSGKAPEYLEPLANLQENMQIRTKVAGIYRELCLESVKNKYNCETQAAFQHWESEKLLLFDTVQSELEEKIRRLEEDRHSIDITSELWNDELQSRKNKKKDPFSPEKKKKPVVVSGPYIVYMLQDLDILEDWTAIRKAMATLGPHRVKTDVSSKSDKHQHNARSEDGRLFYDGEWYSRGQAICIDKKDEYPTSAVITTINHDEVWFKRVDGSKSKLYISQLQKGKYTIKHA
- the LOC127976538 gene encoding breast cancer metastasis-suppressor 1-like protein-A isoform X2 — translated: MPVHSREKKESNHEEMEVDFAEQEGSSSEDEDTESSSASEDGESSEMDDEDCERRRMECIDEMTNLEKQFTDLKDQLYKERLNQVDAKLQEVMSGKAPEYLEPLANLQENMQIRTKVAGIYRELCLESVKNKYNCETQAAFQHWESEKLLLFDTVQSELEEKIRRLEEDRHSIDITSELWNDELQSRKNKKKDPFSPEKKKKPVVVSGPYIVYMLQDLDILEDWTAIRKAMATLGPHRVKTDVSSKSDKHQHNARSEDGRLFYDGEWYSRGQAICIDKKDEYPTSAVITTINHDEVWFKRVDGSKSKLYISQLQKGKYTIKHA